From Antechinus flavipes isolate AdamAnt ecotype Samford, QLD, Australia chromosome 1, AdamAnt_v2, whole genome shotgun sequence:
aagttgggcaaagtaaccccttattatttctttaacttcctcttcatcagtggacagttctcctttttcatttttaatttgatttccctctctcctttttctaatcagatttaccaaaggtttatcgattttattggttttttcataaaaccaactcttagttttatttattagttcaatagtagttttactttctatattattaatttctccttttaattttagaatttcaagtttagtaattgattgggggtttttaatttggtctttttctaactttttaagttgcaggcccaattcattgatcttctctttttctattttattcaagtaagcctctaaggatataaaatttccccttattactgctttggctgcatcccataaattttgatatgatgtctcaccgttgtcattatcttgagtgaaattattatttgtgtctataatttgctgtttcacccaatcattctttaagatgggattatttaatttccaattactttttggtctatttacacttaactttttgttgaatgtagtttttattgcattgtgatctgaaaagaaagcatttactatttctgccttcctgcatttaattttgaggtctttatgccctaatatatggtcaatttttgtgtaggttccatgaactgctgagaagaacgtgtactcctttctgtcaccattcagttttctccagagatctatcatacctaatttttctaatattctatttacctctttaatttctttatttgttttgtgatttgatttatccaaatctgagagtgcaaggttgagatctcccactattataattttgctgtctatttcttctcgcaactctcttaacttctctttaaggaagttagatgctataccacttggtgcatatatgtttaatactgatattgcttcattgtctatagtacccttaagcaagatatagtttccttccttatctcttttaattagatcaatctttgcttttgcttggtctgagataaggatggctacccctgcttttttgacttcacctgaagcataatagattctactccagccttttacctttactctgtatgtatctccctgttttaaatgtgtttcctgtaaacaacagattgtagggttctgacttttgagccagtctgctatctgcctcctctttatgggagagttcatcccattcatatttatgtttaaaataaccaattctgtatttcctgccatcctaatatccccagattatgtttttctttttcttgccctccttccctagtattaaacttattggtcccactaatgtcacacagctctccctctttagtatccctccttcctccctttgaatcccttcccctttcttgtacccttcccttattactctttttccttctcccttttcctctcccactttttaatgaagtgagagaagaatctctgtaaaacaaaatgtaaagtgtttcctctttgagccaactctgatgagagtaggattcacacaatgttcctccccctctctaagttccctcatatatgataggtttcctttgcctcactgtcacatgtagtttccctctttttatctcccctcttccctttttctgacattatcccctttccatttctacttcccttttttatgttatatcggtaaaatcaaattatacatatggtttttatgtatatctacaacagaaatacaattctcaagagttgcttttacctttttctatttctcttgattcctgttgttggagatcaaattttttgtttaagtctggttttttccttagaaacagatggaattcctatttcattaaatgtccatcttcttccgtgggaaaaaatactcagcttagctgggtagtttattctcggctgcattccaagttcttttgcctttcggaatatcggattccaggcctttttcctggctgcttgtaaaatgttttctttaatctgaaaattctgaagtttggccacaatattcctcgaagtctttattttagggtctttttcagaaggtgttcgatgaattctttcaacgcctattttcccttccagttctattacttctgggcagttccctttgatgatttcctgtaaaatagtatctaggctctttgtttcatcataattttctggtagtccggtgatcctcaggttatctctcctagatctattttctaggtctgttgtttttccgagtaaatatttgacatttttttccaatctttcatttttttggttttgcttgactgattcttgatgtctcaatgaatcagtcatttctatttgttcagttctgatttttaatgagttattttcttcattagctttttttacttctttttgtatatgtccaattgagttgttttgctctctggaatttttttccatttcactgattttttttttttttttttttttagtgagttattttcttttttcaattcacaaactctgttttttaccttttccaattcacatttcaggaagttgttttctttttccactttatcaaatttttcttttagtgagttatgtgcctttccccatttctcttctagctctcttttaaggtttttaatagtctcttctaggagagccttttgtactggagactgtctgctattagtctcttcagggttgaaaagctgttctctttctgtgtagaaactatcaatcgttccttttgatttttttactcattttgttaaagcctgtaaggtctgccttcagagccaggaggttaccagcttcctctgcagagcagtgaaaggtacatggacgggtagctgtcctgccagccggctacaaaaagcagcgaggtactggagtgctctgggaaagagctCCCCACTCGCAAGTAACTCAGGCCCCGCAGGgtcgggctgggaaagtgccctgcaaagaacccctgctgtgtgagataacgactgccctggggctagacgctgagcagtgagagtttcacttcccaagccaaatcccgccctggggctgtgggtgttagcagttgagcagtgaatggatttgcagggacaggaagtgtctgcctgggaagcacagtcagctagggaggttctattgccccaggccgagccccccccTCTgctgatcagaggctgcccaggctgcgctcccctgccgtgcagatcagtaactgcccccgcaaaagccccgaactgccggatatggccgcagggctgcggtaaaatctgcctgagtcacttcccggtttgaggggttacagccagatctcgttaggttccggcgttttttagaggaccctctgctttaggctttgatttctctgccagtttactgctttgtaatcaaggcagagcagttagcctatagcagggTGATCCCTATAACTTCCCTAGCCAGAGAGATCACCTCtgtccctggtctgctcaggacgctagcctctcgctgcctgtgctagtctgttcctggcccctcaggacaaacctttcctggcgagcttctggatcggctggtaagttgtagtgcttctcatcttcatgaatttaagcagtgaggagctatttttgaggctggattaaatagttggttatgagggtaatgagaggagcttagagagtcgtgtgtgcctgctctgccatcttggctccacccccggaAGTCCCATGGAACTCTTTCTTagtctgcaggaaaataggaggggaatggaatatgggaaggggaagaagataaaagaacaggtcattttgggcaagtcattgatcagtaatgaaacgcttttgaggaaagagactgaaaagaaagagaataaattgggggggggggagaatacaATTATCAACGGGAAATGGAAAAACCATTTTTGAAACCCATTTCTCTGATGAGATatcattgttctctgggaaatgatgagcagaatgttttcagagggggaaaaaaaccctgcAAAGTCTTCCTTGAAGAGGGTGAAATATGCCATATATGAAGTGACAGCAATGTTCTAGGGTGACCATTTGAAAATGATTTGGTTTTTCCCAGTAGCACAATCATCTACAACTCCTCTGAAGGACttagacaaacaaacaaatcctatCGATTCACAGATTAGGAATAattatatctgaatacagatagaagcattctctatttctcttttgatgGCTCtacttttcacttaatttttcttgaggtgtttatttttcattaaggTGGGAGATGTATGTTTTTATTCACAACTTTGATGGAAAAGTTTGCCTAGTTTGAAATGtgctttcttaattgtgggtgggaatcCGGGAAAGAAGCTagaaagcaaaaatcttaaaaacaaatgtaaaaggaaaaaatgtgaatggaACTAGGGGACAATAttcaagaaattcaataaaaagccaaaagTATCTTCCCTTTTGTACTTTGGAAGTTCTAAGagtaattttgcattttaattagtAAAACTCAACTGAATGAGAATGTGAGAAATGACAGTGCAGAGtttagaaaagtgagaaaggggAAGAATGAATGGAGGCCAGAGTCAATCCACATTATCTGCTGTGGGCCAAGCTCCATAGTAAGCACTGGGGGGATGCAAAGAATGGCCCAAGCCGGGCTCTGGTCCGGAGGAGCTCCCAGTCTAAGGCGGTGAGCCCCTACAAACAACTGTACAAAGAAGAGGGTTAccagaaaaatgggaaggaatgAAGTTGTCTCTTGGGCTTCCTCCAAGTATGTGAACGAGGGAGAGCATATGCAAGAGCACACTGACAAGGGTCCGGTTGTCCTCCAAAGGCCAGGGATCCCTGGGGGTAAATCCTAAACCGTGAGCCGCTCCTATCTTTCCCCCGCCCAAATCTGCTTGCCGATTCCTTCCCCTTTGTTCATATGGTCCCTTCTTCATTCACAGACTTGGTCCCGGAGGAGAAGAGCTTTTTCCAGAAGGCCAAATCCCTTTTCCCAGGTCCCCCTCATCGGGTTACTCCCTGCTCCTCAAGCAGTGATGAGCAAGTGCTGGATGTGGAGGGCCAGAACGGCATCCCGGCTGCCGCCTCAGCAaggcaggaggaggaggtagCGGGCCCATCCTGGGGGCCAAGTTCAGCTTTGGCGGCTCCTTCTAGTTCGCTGTTAGTTCCCCTGGTTCTGGAGGAACTATTCCCTCCTGGTTTGCCCAGGGTCCTTGAGAAAGCCATGCAGGCCTGGGCTGACAAGAGCGACAGGGACACAAGATCCGAGACATCCTCCTCCGAGATCACCTCGGAATCATCCTCCAAATGGGACCAAGGGGACGAGTCTGAAGCCGAGGAAGAACAAACCCGAGTCATCGAGATCAAAAGGACCGTTGGTGATCCAAGCAGCAAGAAAGTGCATCCAGCCCCTCCCACAGAATGCACCACGTGCCAGGAAATGCCCCACGAGCCCTCCTTCAATTGGCCCCTAGCAAAAGATGCTCAAGGCCAACAAGAGAGCCCAGCCTCTTCCCCCGCCAAAGGCAGGCAAGGGCTCTGGAAAAGGAGAGGCAAAGTCCAGCCAGCCTTGGATGCCAAGTCCAAAACAACTCCGAGGACGGACCGTGAGCAATCCTCTTCAAGCGCCCAGAGACAAGGCCCAGAGACAAACCGAGGTCGCTTTCCGGTCTTTTGGAGACATTTATTCTCTGGAGGACGGTAGGGAGGGCTTGGAGCCTAGACTCCAGTTCCAGCTCtccccatttccccctcccccccaaagagAAGAAGTGTGTGAAGGGACCCCTTTCAATCAAAAATTCGAGGTAGCACAGGGGTCCTCCAGACcaaccaaaaaagtgaagaaagccTCTGGGCTGGACGTGAACGCGTCTGAAGTGGAAACATGTGGGGGCTAAATCCACAGAAGAAGTGGGGACTCCTGGTCTAGCTGGGAggggctggagcctcagcagaagCACAGAGTGTTTTATCTCCCAAACTCTCTGAGAGTCAAGTTGAAGTCTGAGAGCTGGAGGCCTGAGTGAAGCTGGCCTGACTGGATGGCAGCCGGGCCCAGCGGTGCCACTGAGTACCTGAAGACCTGGCCCTGGAAAGAAGGAACCAGCCGGCAGTGGGTACAGGgccagtggggcagggatgcagCTGGCTGCCACGATTTGCAGGAGAGGGGACCTCTTGCTTtaggggttcctggtcagagattTTGGGCTTCCTGCTCAAAAGGAAACATTGAACGGAAGCTTGAGGAACTTTGTCACAcaccacaattagaggtgcttaacATTCTTTGTTACAAAATTGCACTTGCAAAGAAGCCTCCCACCATTCAGATATATAGTGGGAACAGGAAAAAggagaattcatcttcagaggtgGACATTGAAGCAAAAAAGTTTTTACTCAAAAGAAATGTGCAATTGCTGCAAAGCAAAAGGCAATAAATAGAACTAActcaaaaaagaatgtaaaaatcaaaggaaattgaggaaaatgtaaccaaaaaaaaaaaaaatcactccaaagaaaaacaaaatcatatgggaaaaaaaaaatggaaacaagtcTGCAACCCAGGATAGGAATctcaagatgaaaataatgctttgaaaaatttaaatcaGCAAAGGGATGCCAGGGAAATgcagaaaatcaagaaataatcaaacaaattggcaatattggaaataaatagaacaatgtgAAAGCTAaaagacagatctggagaacagattagaagaaaatagaaaagcatagAAATTGACTCCCGGAAAAGTGTGACCATAAAAAGAAACTTCCAAGAAGGAACCAGCCCCCAATGGGtacagaggcagtggggcagggtTGCAGCTGGCTATCAGTATTTGCAGGAGAGGGAAACCCTTGCTCTGAGGTTCCTGTTTTGGGGGTTTTGGAGTTACTGGTCACAAGGAAAcactgaagggaagcttgaggaacCTTCCCCACACACCACAGAGGTACTCAATCTCTTTTTGAAAAAATGCATCTGTAAAGAAGGatcccaccattgaaatatattatgggaacagggaaaaggagagttcatcttcagacacttaagtaaaaaagcttttaccccaaagagtaatgtgcaaTGGCTGTAACCCTAAAGAAAATATGTAgaacttaaaaaacaatttaaaatcaaatggaaTGGACGGAAATGTAACCAAAAACAaacctgtcaaaaaaaaaaaaaaaaccaacccctcaaaaagcttatggaaaaaaaaggaaaccaacttgCAATGAGGAAAGGAGTCtcgaaatgaaaataattctttgaaaaatgaagattggCGATGGGAAGCCAGGGAAttgcagaaaaatcaagaaataacaaagcaaattggaaataaatagaaggtgaaacataaaagatctggagaacagattagaatagaataaaagtgTAGAACTAGACTATGTGCAAAGTGTGATCCAAAACAGAACCTTCCAAGAAGAAACCAATGAGTCCAGATACAGTGGGCCATGGATGCAGTTGCCTGCCAATCCTTGCAGGAGAGGCGAGAGCTTgctttggggttcctggtcagagagtttggggttcctggtcagagggaaaCACTGAAGGGAAACTTGAGGAACCTTCCTCTCACACTACAGTTAGAGGtgcttaatctctttttttaaaaaatgcatctgCAAAGATgaatcccaccattgaaatatattacGGGAAGAGGGAAAACGAGTTTATCTTCAGAGAAGGgcatttaagtaaaaaaaaaagcttttaccccaaagagtaatgtgcaaTGGCTGCAACTCCAAAGAAAATgtgtagaagaactcaaaaaaagaattttaaaaaatcaaattgaggaaaatgtaaccaaaaaaaatctctccaagaaaaaccaaaagcatatggggaaaaaaaggaaaccaacttgCCAAGGAGGAAAGGAGTCCcgagatgaaaataattctttgaaaactgaagATTGGTAATGGGAAGCCAGGGAAATGCAGAacaatcaagaaataacaaaaccaattgTAAACAttggaaacaaatagaagaatgtgaaacataaaagacagatctggagaacatatTAGAATATTAGTAGAATAGAAAGCTGAATAACTTGATTACTGAAAAGTGTGACCAAAAATAGAACCTTGCAAGAAATAATTTGGGAatattgtcctggaatgatagaatgaggagaaaatgtagaaatagaaaaaaaaaatccccattttcAACCACTTCAACGAAATCCATTGTGGAAAAGACATAGGAATAATagtgccaaatttcaaaaacactcagatgaaagggaaaattttgaaagaaagaaattcaaatatgagtgtgttaaaaatggaattgaacaAGACACGTCAGCAGCTCAGGACAAGACTGGAAAGATATCCACCCAGGGCTAATTGTGAGGGGAGGCAGGAGAtagggcaggaaggaaggagaaagaacaggcagcatggagggaaggagggaggaaaggaagacagaggaaaaagattgagataaaaggggagggaggaaaatgagagaagagTTCAGAAGAGATCTTCCATTGGAAAGATTTCatctagtattttaaaatttgttttcaatcTTGAAATTCGTATTTTTCCaaatcgttttcaacattcattgttgTCAAACTTTGTTGCCAATGTTTCTCTTTCACACCCTTAATCTCGTGTTCTCCAGACAGCAAGGgaccaaaatgaaatcattacaATTCTTTTACCCACTTAACCACATTTCTCaggttgtggaagaaaaaatccAATCCCGAGGCAAAAAACCAGGACAAAGGAAAGAAGCAGGAATCTGTGTGCGACCCCCCGGCTCAAAGGGGCTAGTTGGAGGCATCTCCAGATGCCCACAGAAAGCATGGATTCAGTCCTTGCAAGGAAAGGTGCCAGCACCCCAAGGGAGCAGCCTGGTGTGAGGCCCTAGGTGGGAAAGAGGGAATGGCTTAACTAGCAAAAGGCTCgggttcattggatggactgaaaaggaagcaACCACTGACCAATGACCAGCAAGGCTGTCTAGGTTTTTTGGGTCATATGAACTGCCTGAAATTTTGGCctaggatctgatttttctcccctactGACCTTTAcaaacagggatcatgtgactgcCTGAAATTTAGAGCTAGGCTCTGACTTTTCTGTGCTACAATCCTCTGAAAATAGGGATCGTGTGATGTCCTGAAACAAAAACCTAAGGTCCTAGATAGAGCCTCTGAGACCTTGCCCTGGTCCCCCGCAGTCCCTTTTTCACGCCACCTCACATCAGTCCCGATGCATTTCTTCCACTAGGACATCCTTGCTAGCAAGGCCTTCAGGCTGGTCCCTCTCCTCAATACTAACTGTAACCTGCCACCTACCATTTAGAAAGGGCCAACAACCTCACACGGGTGGAAGATTTCCAGAACCGCTTTAGCTAAGCAATCTTGGTCCATTCTAGTGCTTGAGTCCTCCAGCAAGCGGGCCAGAGGATAATGCTGCTTCAAGCAATGAGCAGCAATGGGAGACCCTGCTTCCACCAGCTCCCACCCTCCGACTGGGAAGCCCTGTCGTCACAGAGCCTCAACTGCCACCCGGCAGCCAGTGGTATCCATGGAACTCGAGCACTGTCCAGGCCCAAGGCCTTCGGGCCATTCTCCCATTCTTCTCCCCTCAAGCTGTCCAGACCCACATTCGTTTGAGACAAAGggacaaaggtctcatcttctggagctgcttcagctGAAAAGGGCTGAAGAGCTGGCGGGGCCTATTGCGGTCCAGAGTGAGGACGGGAGACACGTGACTTGCAGGCGGTGTCAGCAGCAGGGGGCTGCCGAGTGTCGGAATCGGGGATCCCGGATTTGACCAACTAGTTGGAATTCCATGGCTTACACTCCGGAAGAAACAACTCTCAAGTCGATGAAACATGCAAGAGTCCAATATGagcaaaaaaggagaaacaaattgGGGTCAGAATGGGGGTCACTAGGGAGAGGAACAGGGGACCACACGAAGAGGACGACGGAGAGGGGAAGATAGTTATCATGGATGTCTCTCATCCAGCTTTTCCAGAATAAATTTCTAAGAACTTTCCCCCCCAATTTGtgcttttatttcctcaaagGGGAACAGTGTGGCCTCCTGGGAGCATGATCTCCTTTAGCAACAATTCCTAGAGATGTTTTCATTCTTCTAAGGGAAGGCTTTGAAAAGAGTTTTGAAGCCCCTGCCTGGGGCCCCTGTGTACAATCCGTCTGGCAGTCCTTCCCTAAGAATGTTGTACTCTTCCAGCTAGGCTTCAGAATGGGCCTTTAATGGGCCTTCAGAATTGTCTGGGAGCTCAATGAGGGAGTGTAGGAGTCGGGACTTGGGGACTTAAAGGTGCCCCGGTCAGGGGCATATAGGAAGCAGCACGGGACTGTATATGATGAAAACTAACAGAAAAGTCCAGGAAGAGCTTGCACTCATGgtcccttctcccctagatggcaggcaatccaatatatattagacATGTGAAAATATGACGCTTAAGGCAATATATGTAAGCTTACAagtattttgctgcacaagaaaaatcagatccagaaccaaaaatgtgaaaatgcaaGCGaaccaaataatgaaaatattatgttgtgatccagactcaattcccacagtcttctctctgggtgtagatggctctcttcatcaccaaatcatctccttttaaaagagagccacgtccatcagtatGGAGTGCTGTATCATCTTATTGTTGCCACGTACAATGACCTTgtcatcctgctcatttcatttagcatcaggtcatgtaccACCTTCCGACTGGGAAGCAGTCCCCTCTCCAGGCCCCTCTAAAATCAGCCCCCTGAgagtttcttttagaaaaataatattccataacattcatacaccctagtttattcagccattctccaactgatgggcatccattcaggttccagtttcttgccactgccaaaagggctgccacaaacattttggcacatgtgggcccctttccctcctttaagatctctttgggatattagctCCATAGAAACCCTGCTGTATCCAAGGGGATACACATGTTGGTAGCCCTTTGGCTACCTGCCagactctccccctccccatttgaaatagacctgttctgaagttctccAGAAACCTAAAGACGAAGAGACTGGAACTCTAGATACAGAACCAAGCATTTTCTCAACCCGACAAGTGTACAAAACAGGGACAGAACTCTCCTTCCCTATCCCATCCATGTATCTGGGGCCAAATCCTCCCCATAAAATCTACCCATGGACAACCCCAAGGCCACTGGCCTCCCCTGGGTCAGCCCCCCAGGACACTCTGCCTCGTGCTGTCCTTGGCCTAACCCTATGC
This genomic window contains:
- the LOC127547955 gene encoding uncharacterized protein LOC127547955, producing the protein MGKKTQILPHDLVPEEKSFFQKAKSLFPGPPHRVTPCSSSSDEQVLDVEGQNGIPAAASARQEEEVAGPSWGPSSALAAPSSSLLVPLVLEELFPPGLPRVLEKAMQAWADKSDRDTRSETSSSEITSESSSKWDQGDESEAEEEQTRVIEIKRTVGDPSSKKVHPAPPTECTTCQEMPHEPSFNWPLAKDAQGQQESPASSPAKGRQGLWKRRGKVQPALDAKSKTTPRTDREQSSSSAQRQGPETNRGRFPVFWRHLFSGGRQQGTKMKSLQFFYPLNHISQVVEEKIQSRGKKPGQRKEAGICVRPPGSKGLVGGISRCPQKAWIQSLQGKVPAPQGSSLV